The following proteins are co-located in the Paludibaculum fermentans genome:
- a CDS encoding O-methyltransferase — translation MASPYTSSGWQPRLRRNPVTRDEQTPPQPRTASEKLILSVLEEAVQADEVWANVPEIDGRMLRLLAESTGARNIVEIGTSTGLSGLWFCMALDRTRGHLTTFELDPRRAAIAQEHFRKAGVEKLVTIVQGDAHQNVKQLKLPIDIVFLDADKDGYLDYLTKLLPLVRPGGLILAHNVEMVPEYMKTVTARPDLETIIYAQGGGLAVTLKKR, via the coding sequence TTGGCGTCTCCCTACACCTCCAGCGGGTGGCAGCCCCGGTTGCGCCGGAATCCGGTCACGCGCGACGAGCAAACTCCGCCGCAGCCACGCACCGCAAGCGAGAAGCTCATCCTCAGCGTGCTCGAGGAGGCGGTCCAGGCGGACGAGGTCTGGGCCAATGTGCCGGAGATCGATGGCCGTATGTTGCGCCTGCTGGCCGAATCCACGGGAGCCCGCAACATTGTCGAAATCGGTACCTCGACAGGACTCTCCGGGCTCTGGTTCTGCATGGCCCTGGACCGCACGCGCGGCCACCTCACCACCTTCGAGCTCGATCCGCGCCGGGCCGCCATTGCGCAGGAGCACTTCCGCAAAGCGGGGGTGGAAAAGCTGGTCACGATAGTCCAGGGCGACGCCCATCAGAACGTGAAGCAGTTGAAGCTCCCCATCGATATCGTCTTCCTTGACGCTGACAAGGACGGGTACCTCGACTACCTCACCAAGCTCCTGCCCCTGGTACGGCCCGGAGGCCTGATCCTGGCCCACAACGTGGAAATGGTGCCCGAGTACATGAAGACCGTCACGGCCCGGCCAGACCTGGAGACCATCATCTACGCCCAGGGTGGCGGGCTGGCTGTCACGCTGAAAAAGCGATGA
- a CDS encoding Spy/CpxP family protein refolding chaperone: protein MNRLTRFIAAAAISSAFVFAQRPGMGRMGGGNPPDAATRIQFRVEMLTKRLGLSDAQQASATTIFTEADAATTKARANVSTIHDTLAAAVKKNDVVAIDQAATQLGTINGQVTSIESKAEAAFYAVLTPDQQTKFDSMPHGPGGMGGMGMGRGGPQAMRSQTNQ, encoded by the coding sequence ATGAACAGACTCACCCGATTCATCGCCGCTGCTGCCATCAGCTCGGCGTTCGTCTTCGCGCAGCGGCCGGGCATGGGCCGCATGGGCGGTGGCAATCCGCCGGACGCAGCCACCCGCATCCAGTTCCGCGTCGAGATGCTCACCAAACGACTCGGCCTCAGCGACGCGCAGCAGGCTTCCGCCACCACAATCTTCACTGAAGCGGATGCGGCCACAACCAAGGCCCGCGCCAACGTCTCTACCATTCACGACACCCTGGCGGCGGCGGTCAAGAAGAACGATGTCGTCGCCATCGACCAGGCGGCCACGCAATTGGGCACCATCAACGGCCAGGTGACCTCCATCGAGAGCAAGGCGGAAGCGGCGTTCTACGCCGTCCTGACGCCCGACCAACAGACGAAATTCGATTCAATGCCTCACGGACCCGGCGGCATGGGCGGCATGGGTATGGGCCGCGGTGGTCCGCAGGCGATGCGCTCCCAGACCAACCAGTAA
- a CDS encoding c-type cytochrome, giving the protein MLALLLAAVPPAPFVLPLSNGLYLVLDEALHVRRVAATPQQAEADLQAWTTGRDIYTSLCSRCHGADGADRSYAGGNVKPINGLGRRYSEDELLERTERPGTVDLSNLDARLRHALAVYVSGL; this is encoded by the coding sequence GTGCTAGCCCTGCTCCTCGCCGCTGTCCCACCCGCGCCTTTCGTCCTCCCTCTCTCCAACGGCCTGTATCTCGTGCTGGATGAAGCCCTGCACGTGCGCCGCGTCGCCGCCACGCCCCAGCAGGCCGAAGCCGACCTGCAGGCCTGGACCACCGGCCGGGACATCTACACCTCCCTCTGCAGCCGCTGCCACGGAGCCGATGGCGCGGACCGCTCCTACGCCGGCGGCAACGTGAAACCCATCAACGGCCTCGGCCGCCGCTACTCCGAAGACGAACTGCTGGAGCGCACCGAGCGTCCCGGCACCGTCGATCTCAGCAATCTCGACGCCCGCCTGCGCCACGCCCTGGCCGTCTACGTCTCCGGCCTGTAA
- a CDS encoding 3-keto-disaccharide hydrolase, with translation MSRIFLLTLLGAATLAAADKPFTPLFDGKTLKGWEVCNGKATYVVEKGEIVGTTVEGSPNSFLCSKKEFGDFVLEFDTKTDPLLNSGVQVRAHRYPSDTVVTTFDGAKSAQHTEPKGRVYGYQVEVADEKSGASGGIYDEARRGWLDNISSNPTASKAFKDNQWNHYRVEAVGDSIKTWINGIPCANLTDSEDLSGFIGLQVHAYKGDKPVQVRWKNIKIQDNGSHMWKPLWDGKTLTGWTPRGGGSITVQDGTIYAHSVEGDEKIGMLVSDLSLTDFTVRLKFKIQRGNSGFFVRTDPKNLAAYEVEIDEKKGTGGFWETGPGGRKWVTGPEDNGTVKPNDWNQLTASLHGHRIVFHVNGARTLYLPDDTPGRTEGVLGLQTHGAKKPTDVWFKDIELLVPKK, from the coding sequence ATGTCTCGAATCTTCTTACTCACTCTTCTGGGCGCGGCTACCCTCGCCGCCGCCGACAAGCCCTTCACCCCACTCTTTGACGGCAAGACCCTCAAGGGCTGGGAGGTCTGCAACGGCAAGGCAACTTATGTTGTCGAGAAAGGCGAAATCGTCGGCACCACCGTGGAAGGCAGCCCCAACAGCTTCCTCTGCTCCAAAAAGGAGTTCGGCGACTTCGTACTCGAGTTCGACACCAAAACAGATCCGCTGCTGAACTCGGGCGTCCAGGTCCGCGCCCACCGCTACCCGTCCGACACTGTCGTCACCACCTTCGATGGCGCCAAGAGCGCGCAGCACACGGAACCCAAGGGCCGTGTCTACGGCTACCAGGTGGAAGTCGCGGACGAGAAGTCCGGAGCCTCCGGCGGCATTTACGACGAAGCGCGCCGCGGCTGGCTCGACAACATCTCCAGCAATCCCACCGCCTCCAAGGCGTTCAAAGACAATCAATGGAATCACTACCGCGTCGAGGCCGTGGGCGACTCCATCAAAACCTGGATCAACGGGATCCCCTGCGCCAACCTCACCGATTCCGAGGACCTCTCCGGCTTCATCGGCCTCCAGGTCCACGCCTACAAGGGTGACAAGCCCGTGCAGGTCCGATGGAAGAACATAAAGATTCAGGACAACGGCAGCCACATGTGGAAGCCGCTGTGGGACGGCAAGACCCTCACAGGCTGGACCCCGCGGGGCGGCGGCAGCATCACGGTGCAGGACGGCACCATCTACGCCCATTCCGTCGAGGGCGACGAGAAGATCGGCATGCTCGTCTCCGACCTCTCGCTCACCGACTTCACCGTCCGCCTGAAGTTCAAAATCCAGCGCGGCAACTCCGGCTTCTTTGTCCGGACGGATCCCAAGAACCTCGCTGCCTACGAAGTGGAGATCGACGAGAAGAAAGGCACCGGCGGCTTCTGGGAGACCGGCCCTGGCGGACGCAAATGGGTCACCGGCCCAGAGGACAACGGCACCGTGAAGCCGAACGACTGGAACCAGCTCACGGCTTCCCTGCACGGCCACCGCATCGTCTTCCACGTGAATGGCGCCCGCACGCTCTATCTGCCCGACGACACGCCCGGCCGCACAGAGGGCGTACTCGGCCTGCAGACCCACGGGGCAAAGAAGCCTACAGACGTCTGGTTCAAGGACATCGAACTGCTGGTGCCGAAAAAATAG
- a CDS encoding MerR family transcriptional regulator, translating to MTKDKFVAILRAAGITEDQMHKLHVEFERTDPKEHQGFLEYLGIPPAEITSIRAQSAKG from the coding sequence ATGACGAAAGACAAGTTCGTAGCCATCCTGCGTGCCGCCGGCATCACGGAAGACCAGATGCACAAGCTGCACGTTGAGTTTGAGCGCACCGATCCGAAGGAGCACCAGGGCTTCCTCGAGTACCTGGGCATCCCGCCGGCCGAGATCACCTCGATCCGCGCGCAGAGCGCCAAGGGCTAA
- a CDS encoding aldo/keto reductase: MKRRSFLTAGAGAVSLSAFPYHLFAGTTQKLASDVVTLGPRKIKLSRLAMGTGTNGAGGSSNQTKKLGLEGVAYMMRAAVDNGVNFWDSADQYGTHAHLKEALKKTPREKVVIMSKTHASTETEMKADIDRFRREIGTDYIDILLLHCMMDADWPQRKKGAMEYINELQERGIVRTKGVSCHTMGALKASAASPWVEVDLARLNPAGVAMDASPAEVIPVLKQMKASGKGIIGMKIFGAGKLRNKTDECLQYALSQDVLDCFTIGSENVNEMMELTKKIPASSTRG; the protein is encoded by the coding sequence ATGAAACGACGATCGTTCCTGACAGCAGGCGCCGGCGCAGTCAGTCTGAGCGCTTTTCCGTACCACCTTTTTGCTGGTACAACACAGAAACTGGCCAGCGATGTCGTGACGCTGGGTCCCCGGAAGATCAAACTCAGCCGGCTGGCCATGGGCACCGGCACCAACGGCGCGGGCGGTAGCTCGAACCAGACGAAGAAGCTTGGGTTGGAAGGCGTCGCCTACATGATGCGCGCCGCCGTCGACAACGGTGTCAACTTCTGGGATTCGGCCGACCAGTACGGTACGCATGCCCATCTCAAAGAGGCTCTCAAGAAGACGCCGCGCGAGAAGGTTGTCATTATGTCCAAGACTCACGCTTCCACGGAAACTGAGATGAAGGCGGACATTGACCGGTTCCGGCGCGAGATCGGTACCGACTACATCGACATCCTGCTGCTGCATTGCATGATGGACGCCGACTGGCCCCAGCGTAAAAAGGGCGCCATGGAGTACATCAACGAACTGCAGGAGCGCGGCATCGTCCGCACCAAGGGTGTCAGTTGCCACACCATGGGAGCCTTGAAGGCTTCGGCCGCTTCGCCCTGGGTGGAAGTTGATCTGGCCCGGTTGAATCCGGCCGGCGTCGCGATGGACGCTTCGCCCGCCGAAGTGATTCCGGTGCTGAAGCAGATGAAGGCTTCGGGCAAGGGCATCATCGGGATGAAGATTTTCGGGGCAGGGAAGCTGCGGAACAAGACGGATGAGTGCCTGCAGTATGCGCTGTCGCAGGACGTGCTCGATTGCTTCACCATCGGCAGCGAGAACGTCAACGAGATGATGGAACTGACGAAGAAGATCCCGGCGTCCAGCACGCGCGGCTAA
- a CDS encoding bifunctional 4-hydroxy-2-oxoglutarate aldolase/2-dehydro-3-deoxy-phosphogluconate aldolase, which translates to MKKESILSAMLEIGIVPVVRTPTADSAYKAIEAIYKGGIRAAEVTMTVPGAVKVLEKLADEFGDKMVLGAGTVLDPETARICMLAGAQFFVTPALNLKTIEMAQRYSRPICPGALTPTEVLAAWQAGADIVKVFPCDNVGGAKYIKALKGPFPQIEMIPTGGVSLTTAGDFLKAGACAVAVGGELVDAKTIKAGTYEVFTERAQQFLEVVAKARAEMRG; encoded by the coding sequence ATGAAAAAAGAGAGTATCCTCTCCGCAATGCTAGAGATCGGCATCGTTCCGGTCGTACGTACTCCTACCGCTGACAGTGCTTACAAGGCGATCGAGGCCATTTACAAGGGCGGAATCCGCGCGGCCGAAGTGACGATGACGGTGCCGGGCGCGGTGAAGGTGCTTGAGAAGCTGGCCGATGAGTTCGGCGACAAGATGGTGCTGGGCGCGGGGACGGTGCTCGACCCGGAGACGGCCCGCATCTGCATGCTGGCTGGTGCGCAGTTCTTTGTCACGCCGGCTCTGAACCTGAAGACCATCGAGATGGCGCAGCGCTATTCGCGGCCCATCTGCCCCGGCGCGCTGACGCCGACCGAAGTGCTGGCTGCCTGGCAGGCCGGCGCCGATATCGTCAAGGTGTTCCCTTGCGACAACGTGGGCGGCGCCAAGTACATCAAGGCTTTGAAGGGACCGTTCCCGCAGATCGAAATGATCCCGACGGGTGGGGTGAGCCTGACAACGGCCGGCGACTTCCTGAAGGCGGGCGCGTGTGCGGTGGCCGTGGGCGGCGAACTGGTGGACGCGAAGACGATCAAAGCCGGGACGTACGAAGTGTTTACGGAACGGGCTCAGCAGTTCCTGGAAGTGGTGGCGAAGGCTCGGGCGGAGATGCGCGGGTAG
- a CDS encoding lysophospholipid acyltransferase family protein, protein MQPTPVFQSALRRFAPEPVAGALGKLLRIERLEEVVRGVRARQNAGAFPEEMLRALGVTIRVEAADMARIPATGPLVVVANHPYGLIEGAVLQAMLARVRTDVRLLANSLLGMVPELRESLILVDPFGGAARENARGMREARQWLRGGGALIVFPAGEVSHAGWGQKEIVDPPWNEGAARLARQCGAPVVPVYFSGCNSALFQIAGLVHPRLRTALLPHELLNKRDREIEARVGHAVSSEEHSTAELRRRTYWLAERKAGKPRVVRRMQPVGAAVPAEWMERELTALPPERLLASSGALRVYCVQAREASMTLREVGRLREETFRAAGEGTGRPYDLDRFDSWYDHLILWHAEKRQVAGAYRLCGADAGRELYTSTLFRFSDAFFQRLGPALELGRSFVAPEFQRGFQPLLLLWKAIGQYVVARPRYRFLFGPVSVSADYCPASRALLARFLAEHCFDGQLSQWAAARSPYRGKPSPEWPQPADVDDLDRLIRELEPDGKGVPVLVRQYLKLGGKLCGFHLDRGFGDCLDGLIVVDLERCEQKQLERYLGRAGAQAVAERAQSAAGVV, encoded by the coding sequence ATGCAGCCTACACCCGTCTTTCAAAGCGCCCTGCGGCGGTTCGCTCCGGAACCGGTGGCCGGAGCACTGGGCAAGCTACTTCGGATAGAGCGCCTGGAGGAGGTAGTCCGGGGTGTGCGCGCGCGGCAGAACGCGGGGGCGTTTCCAGAGGAGATGCTGCGCGCGCTGGGGGTGACGATCCGGGTGGAGGCGGCAGACATGGCGCGCATTCCGGCCACGGGTCCGCTGGTGGTGGTGGCGAATCATCCGTATGGACTGATTGAGGGTGCGGTGCTGCAGGCGATGCTGGCCCGGGTGCGGACGGATGTGCGGCTGCTGGCGAATTCGTTGCTGGGGATGGTGCCGGAGCTGCGAGAGAGCCTGATTCTGGTGGATCCGTTCGGAGGAGCGGCTCGGGAGAATGCCAGGGGGATGCGCGAGGCGCGGCAGTGGCTGCGCGGAGGAGGCGCGCTGATCGTGTTTCCAGCGGGCGAGGTTTCGCATGCCGGTTGGGGGCAGAAGGAGATCGTGGATCCGCCCTGGAATGAAGGCGCGGCGCGGCTGGCGCGGCAGTGCGGGGCTCCGGTGGTGCCGGTGTACTTTTCGGGGTGCAACAGCGCGCTGTTCCAGATCGCGGGGCTGGTGCATCCGCGGCTGAGGACGGCGCTGTTGCCGCATGAGCTGCTGAACAAGCGCGACCGGGAGATTGAGGCGCGGGTGGGCCATGCGGTGAGCAGTGAGGAGCATTCGACGGCGGAGCTGCGCCGGCGGACCTACTGGCTGGCGGAGCGCAAAGCCGGGAAGCCGCGGGTGGTGCGCCGGATGCAGCCGGTGGGCGCGGCGGTGCCGGCCGAGTGGATGGAGCGGGAGCTGACGGCCCTGCCGCCAGAGCGGTTGCTGGCCAGCTCTGGGGCGCTGCGGGTGTATTGTGTCCAGGCGCGCGAGGCTTCGATGACATTGCGCGAAGTGGGGCGGCTGCGGGAGGAGACGTTCCGGGCGGCGGGCGAAGGTACGGGGCGGCCTTATGACCTGGATCGTTTCGATTCCTGGTATGACCACCTGATTCTGTGGCACGCGGAGAAGCGGCAGGTGGCGGGCGCTTACCGGTTGTGCGGCGCCGATGCGGGCCGGGAGCTGTATACTTCAACGCTGTTTCGGTTCAGTGACGCGTTTTTTCAACGGTTGGGTCCGGCGCTGGAACTGGGGCGGTCGTTTGTTGCGCCGGAGTTTCAACGCGGTTTCCAGCCGCTGCTGCTGCTGTGGAAGGCGATTGGGCAGTATGTGGTGGCGAGGCCGAGGTACCGGTTCCTGTTTGGTCCGGTGAGTGTCAGCGCCGACTACTGTCCCGCTTCGCGGGCGCTGCTGGCGCGGTTCCTGGCGGAGCACTGTTTCGACGGGCAGCTTTCGCAGTGGGCGGCGGCGCGGTCGCCGTATCGGGGGAAGCCGTCGCCGGAATGGCCGCAGCCGGCCGATGTCGATGACCTGGACCGCCTGATCCGGGAACTGGAGCCGGACGGCAAGGGCGTGCCGGTGCTGGTGCGGCAGTACCTGAAGCTGGGTGGAAAGCTGTGCGGGTTCCATTTGGATCGCGGATTTGGCGATTGCCTGGACGGCTTGATCGTGGTGGACCTGGAGCGGTGTGAGCAGAAGCAGTTGGAACGCTATCTGGGGCGGGCCGGCGCGCAGGCGGTGGCGGAGCGCGCGCAGTCCGCCGCCGGAGTGGTGTAA
- a CDS encoding peptidylprolyl isomerase: MFSALFSTLALAGALGAQTPAPAAAAPAAPKPARENGLYTTIQITQGGQPFGTVVLKMYETESPVTVKNFVDLALGRKLWTDPKTGTRVRRPLYNGLIFHRVIPGFMIQGGDPTGTGMGETDVIKDEFHPTLKFDIPGRLAMANAGLGTGSCQFFITDAPTPHLNGKHTIFGQVLEGQDVVTKVTRVPKMGEKPATPVVIAKVTFERVGPVPPGGVILGPATPAAKPATKAPATKAPATGTPATKAPATKAPATKAPAAATPAKK, encoded by the coding sequence ATGTTCTCAGCCCTATTTTCGACTTTGGCCCTGGCTGGCGCGCTTGGCGCCCAGACTCCGGCCCCGGCCGCCGCAGCCCCCGCCGCCCCTAAACCCGCGCGGGAAAATGGCCTCTACACCACCATCCAGATCACCCAGGGCGGGCAGCCCTTCGGCACCGTCGTCCTGAAGATGTACGAAACCGAATCGCCCGTCACCGTGAAGAATTTCGTGGACCTCGCCCTGGGCCGCAAGCTCTGGACCGACCCCAAAACCGGAACCCGCGTCCGCCGGCCCCTCTACAACGGCCTCATCTTTCACCGCGTGATTCCCGGCTTCATGATCCAGGGCGGTGACCCCACCGGCACCGGCATGGGCGAAACCGACGTCATCAAGGACGAGTTCCATCCCACGCTGAAGTTCGACATCCCCGGCCGTCTGGCGATGGCGAATGCCGGCCTCGGCACTGGTTCCTGCCAGTTCTTCATCACCGATGCCCCCACGCCGCACCTGAACGGCAAGCACACCATCTTCGGCCAGGTTTTGGAAGGCCAGGATGTGGTCACCAAAGTGACGCGCGTCCCCAAGATGGGTGAGAAGCCCGCGACGCCGGTCGTGATCGCGAAGGTCACCTTTGAGCGCGTCGGCCCAGTGCCGCCCGGCGGCGTCATCCTCGGACCCGCAACCCCGGCCGCCAAGCCCGCTACGAAGGCCCCGGCCACCAAGGCGCCCGCCACCGGCACGCCTGCCACGAAGGCTCCGGCCACGAAGGCCCCGGCGACCAAGGCTCCGGCCGCCGCTACGCCCGCCAAGAAGTAG
- the lpxK gene encoding tetraacyldisaccharide 4'-kinase produces MRAKLIYLLYWTLQALAFPFLLLYLALRIHRNDAYANKVLERFGFLPRSLHRTVPGAIWLHAVSVGEAITAVGLLQRLKQELPFAPIYVSCTTLAGRAMAEQKLAGLADGVFYAPIDYRFAVRRVLRALKPSVVIVMETEIWPNLYRDTCRSGARLLVVNGRISDKALPKYLRFRWFFRAALAWPDAILAQDAIASSRYEQLGAPHAVASGNLKYDFYPDSTSIAPAVHAWLKRNDPERIWIAASTMPPAEPGDPDEDDIVLDTFELLRERFPRLLLILVPRRPERFDEAAAKLTARRIPFQRRSKLTDEAVSVLLIDTIGELSGLFRVADVVFMGGTFPHRGGHNILEPAAFGVPVVTGPHMENFSEIAAAFRAAGAVVTVKDPADLAITVGRHLYDRTIGEIGRQLSDERRGATGRAVSAVVRAYEAALVRPPGANPLSWLWRAGVAIDRSLKSLRLDLPPQPVISVGNLAMGGSGKTPFVLWLCERLAEQGRRPAVLTRGYKRTSQEPVITLLPGERAPVERTGEEAQLILRAGHAALGIGADRQAAREALSKQYLFDVIVLDDGFQHWRMRRNLDIVLIDAINPYRNGLPPRGTLREPFSALERAQAVVITRTEPGRTYEGLIGEIQRHNEHAPIFLAHTKAEAPPIPPGTTIGAFCGLGQPEGFRRTLQELGLTVSFFREFPDHHHYTEQDLRPLAMRSQMLLTTEKDLLNIDPDLARACKVEAVKMTLILTDEPNLLELIGRILPPVE; encoded by the coding sequence TTGCGGGCCAAACTCATTTATCTCCTCTACTGGACCCTACAGGCCCTCGCCTTTCCATTTCTCTTACTGTATCTCGCACTTCGCATCCACCGGAACGACGCCTATGCCAATAAGGTGCTGGAACGCTTCGGGTTCCTGCCGCGCTCCCTGCACCGGACGGTGCCCGGAGCCATCTGGTTGCACGCCGTTTCCGTCGGCGAAGCCATCACCGCCGTGGGTTTGTTGCAGCGCCTGAAGCAGGAACTGCCCTTCGCCCCCATCTACGTCTCCTGCACTACCCTGGCCGGACGCGCCATGGCGGAGCAGAAACTCGCCGGCCTCGCCGACGGCGTCTTCTACGCCCCCATCGACTACCGTTTCGCCGTCCGCCGCGTCCTTCGCGCCCTGAAGCCCTCGGTAGTCATCGTCATGGAGACCGAGATCTGGCCTAATCTCTATCGGGATACCTGCCGCAGCGGAGCACGGCTCCTCGTCGTCAACGGCCGCATCTCCGACAAGGCCCTGCCCAAGTACCTCCGCTTCCGCTGGTTCTTCCGTGCCGCCCTCGCCTGGCCGGACGCCATCCTGGCCCAGGACGCCATCGCCAGCTCACGCTATGAACAACTCGGAGCTCCCCACGCTGTCGCCTCCGGCAACCTGAAATACGACTTCTACCCCGACTCCACCTCCATCGCCCCCGCCGTCCACGCCTGGCTGAAACGCAACGATCCCGAACGAATCTGGATCGCGGCGTCCACGATGCCGCCCGCCGAACCCGGTGATCCCGACGAAGACGACATCGTCCTCGATACCTTTGAACTTCTTCGCGAACGCTTCCCCCGCCTGCTGCTCATCCTGGTCCCCCGCCGGCCCGAACGTTTCGACGAAGCCGCCGCGAAGCTCACCGCCCGCCGCATCCCGTTCCAGCGCCGGTCGAAACTGACCGACGAAGCGGTGTCCGTCCTGCTCATCGACACGATTGGCGAGTTGAGCGGACTCTTCCGGGTCGCTGACGTCGTCTTCATGGGCGGCACCTTCCCCCATCGGGGCGGGCACAACATTCTGGAGCCCGCCGCTTTCGGCGTGCCCGTGGTCACCGGCCCACACATGGAGAACTTCTCCGAAATCGCCGCCGCTTTCCGCGCGGCCGGCGCGGTCGTCACCGTGAAAGACCCGGCGGACCTGGCCATCACCGTGGGCCGCCACCTGTACGACCGCACCATCGGCGAGATCGGCCGCCAGCTCTCCGACGAACGCCGCGGAGCCACCGGCCGTGCCGTCAGCGCCGTGGTCCGTGCCTACGAGGCCGCGCTGGTCCGTCCGCCCGGCGCGAACCCGCTGAGTTGGCTGTGGCGGGCCGGAGTCGCCATCGATCGCTCGTTGAAGAGTCTCCGTCTGGACCTGCCGCCTCAACCGGTGATCAGCGTGGGCAACCTGGCCATGGGCGGCAGCGGCAAAACCCCCTTTGTTCTCTGGCTTTGTGAACGTCTGGCGGAACAGGGCCGCCGTCCGGCGGTGCTCACCCGTGGCTATAAACGCACCAGCCAGGAGCCCGTGATCACCCTGCTGCCCGGAGAACGCGCCCCGGTCGAACGAACCGGCGAAGAGGCCCAGTTGATCCTCCGCGCCGGTCATGCCGCCCTCGGCATTGGAGCCGACCGCCAGGCCGCCCGCGAGGCCCTGTCCAAACAGTACCTGTTCGACGTGATTGTCCTGGACGACGGCTTCCAGCACTGGCGCATGCGCCGGAATCTGGACATTGTCCTCATTGATGCGATCAATCCCTATCGCAACGGCCTGCCCCCGCGCGGAACCCTGCGCGAACCGTTCTCGGCTTTGGAACGCGCCCAAGCGGTGGTCATTACCCGCACCGAACCCGGCCGCACTTACGAGGGGCTGATCGGCGAGATCCAGCGCCACAACGAGCACGCCCCGATCTTCCTGGCGCACACCAAGGCGGAGGCGCCACCCATTCCACCGGGCACCACCATAGGCGCCTTCTGCGGCCTGGGCCAGCCGGAGGGCTTCCGGAGAACTCTGCAGGAACTCGGCCTAACCGTCTCGTTCTTCAGGGAATTCCCTGACCATCACCACTACACGGAGCAGGATCTGCGTCCGCTCGCCATGCGCTCCCAAATGCTGCTGACGACGGAGAAAGACCTGTTGAATATCGACCCGGACCTGGCCCGGGCCTGCAAAGTGGAAGCCGTGAAAATGACCCTGATATTGACGGACGAACCCAATTTGCTCGAACTGATCGGGCGCATCCTGCCGCCGGTCGAGTAG
- a CDS encoding methylated-DNA--[protein]-cysteine S-methyltransferase, whose amino-acid sequence MPKWTCVPLGSRLVLFVEAEGEVLRRAWFAKREDDTPPGWQAEDRDDALPVLVEARRQLREYVAGRLRHFTVPFRLDGTAFQQQVWQQLTEIPCGEVRSYASVAQAIGRPKAVRAVGAANGSNPLPVFVPCHRVIGSDGSLTGFSGGLEVKRALLALEGAPVQQGLPLGEE is encoded by the coding sequence ATGCCGAAGTGGACTTGTGTCCCCCTGGGAAGCCGGCTGGTTCTTTTTGTCGAAGCCGAAGGCGAAGTGCTGCGCCGTGCGTGGTTTGCGAAGCGCGAGGACGACACCCCTCCGGGCTGGCAGGCCGAGGATCGCGACGACGCGCTGCCGGTGCTGGTGGAGGCACGGCGGCAATTGCGGGAATATGTAGCCGGCCGGTTGCGGCATTTTACTGTACCTTTCCGGTTAGATGGGACGGCCTTCCAACAGCAAGTCTGGCAGCAATTGACCGAAATCCCGTGCGGCGAGGTGCGCAGCTATGCGAGCGTCGCCCAGGCGATCGGCCGGCCCAAGGCGGTACGGGCCGTGGGCGCGGCGAACGGGAGCAATCCATTGCCGGTGTTCGTGCCTTGCCACCGGGTGATCGGCAGCGACGGGTCGCTGACCGGGTTTTCGGGTGGCCTGGAAGTGAAGCGGGCTCTGTTGGCGCTGGAAGGAGCTCCCGTGCAGCAGGGTTTGCCGCTCGGCGAGGAGTAG
- a CDS encoding GNAT family N-acetyltransferase, translating into MTGRIRRAQGADWAICRALVPEACGRTDCPIEGLILHPEAGPRVGGAAVLRFDGQDAWLGLTVVPPVRRLGLGSYVLEAAVEAALAGGARRMVTACDTLAEPAAAPFLEKHGFAAVTRITTFEAKFPACGQPLLRVRDELVARNRVPRDWVLTTLAHVPLEAVGRLFAEYIAQREDLAEAPLRLDREGGRYDTSPVILESGRPVGALVAEKRADIWHVEGRFVVRGHQSGVANAMLLGLAVDLAMEHKASIILFESRDDNRDTLKLARRMNARPLRVKTRFELALY; encoded by the coding sequence ATGACGGGGCGGATCCGGCGGGCGCAGGGTGCGGATTGGGCGATTTGCCGGGCGCTGGTGCCGGAAGCGTGTGGACGGACCGATTGCCCCATTGAGGGTCTGATCCTGCATCCGGAGGCCGGGCCGCGCGTTGGGGGCGCTGCCGTGCTGCGGTTCGATGGGCAGGACGCCTGGCTGGGATTGACGGTGGTGCCGCCGGTGCGGCGCCTGGGATTGGGTTCGTACGTCTTGGAAGCTGCCGTGGAGGCCGCCCTGGCAGGCGGCGCCCGGCGCATGGTGACCGCTTGCGACACGCTGGCCGAACCCGCCGCCGCGCCGTTCCTGGAGAAGCACGGTTTTGCGGCCGTCACTCGAATTACGACGTTCGAAGCCAAATTCCCGGCCTGCGGGCAGCCGCTCCTCCGAGTGCGCGACGAACTGGTGGCCCGCAACCGCGTGCCGCGGGATTGGGTACTGACGACCCTGGCGCACGTGCCCCTGGAGGCGGTAGGCCGATTGTTTGCGGAGTACATCGCGCAGCGCGAGGACTTGGCGGAAGCTCCGCTGCGGCTCGACCGGGAAGGCGGGCGCTATGACACCTCTCCGGTGATTCTGGAGAGTGGCCGGCCCGTCGGGGCGCTTGTCGCCGAGAAGCGGGCTGATATCTGGCATGTCGAAGGGCGCTTTGTGGTCCGGGGGCACCAGAGCGGCGTAGCCAATGCGATGCTGCTGGGGTTGGCCGTCGATCTGGCGATGGAGCACAAGGCGTCGATTATCCTTTTCGAATCGCGTGACGACAACCGCGACACCCTCAAGCTGGCACGGCGCATGAACGCCCGGCCGCTGCGCGTCAAAACCCGGTTTGAGCTCGCTCTATACTGA